In Kwoniella dejecticola CBS 10117 chromosome 4, complete sequence, one genomic interval encodes:
- a CDS encoding NADH dehydrogenase (quinone), G subunit, translated as MLRRIAQKNIARVAGPSRARLLSTSAPRQADITLTIDGKEVTVPQGTALIQACEQAGAAVPRFCYHDRLAIAGNCRMCLVEVERSPKPVASCAMPAMPGSKVFTNTPLVHKAREGVMEFLLANHPLDCPICDQGGECDLQDQSMRYGSDRTRFHEITGKRAVENKDLGPIVKTSMNRCIQCTRCVRFANDVAGVEDLGTTGRGNDLQIGMYIEKTMDSEMSGNIIDLCPVGALTSKPYAFQARPWELKKTESVDVLDAVGSNIRVDSRGVQVMRVQPKINDEMNEEWISDKTRYAYDGLKYQRLTTPLVREGDRFVPASWETAMETIRHGYLNSGARNDEIKAVAGSLADTEALVALKDLVNRLGSENLTLDSKLGDKPPTQSTDIRSNYLFNTAIENVEDADAVLLIGTNPRHEAATINSRFRKSFLHRGAEFAVIGEKFDSTFEYEHLGTSPKDVEAFLAGKGNKGFAKIWKEAKKPLLIVGSAVTETQDGAAVLKAVGKHVLDNGSKFLTPEWNGFSVLQRAASRAAAYDIGFTPSSSASSVKPKFVYLLNADDVDPSTIPEDAFVVYQGHHGDFGAQFADVCLPAAAYTEKAATWINTEGRSQMGRTAVPPPGASREDWKIIRALSEVIGNPLPYDDTLQIRQRMFDISPTLVRYDHIEKPSLEIVKTGLQLLSSLSSSAASSNPLKKPIEDFYRTDPISRASVTMADCSKAFTKKQYELSDVDGQAQASFA; from the exons ATGCTTAGACGTATCGCTCAAAAAAATATCGCTAGAGTCGCTGGACCCTCTC GCGCCCGATTGTTGTCCACTTCCGCACCTCGACAAGCCGATATCACTCTGACGATCGATGGAAAGGAAGTGACCGTGCCGCAAGGTACTGCTTTGATTCAAGCTTGTGAACAAGC TGGTGCCGCCGTCCCTCGATT CTGTTACCATGATCGATTGGCTATCGCTGGTAATTGCCGAATGTGTCTGGTAGAG GTTGAAAGATCACCAAAACCGGTAGCATCATGTGCTATGCCTGCTATGCCCGGATCGAAAGTCTTCACCAACACTCCCTTAGTCCACAAAGCTCGAGAAGGAGTCATGGAGTTCCTCTTAGCCAACCACCCGTTAGATTGTCCTATCtgtgatcaaggtggagaatGTGATTTGCAAGATCAGTCGATGAGATACGGATCGGATCGAACTCGATTCCATGAGATTACCGGAAAACGAGCAGTAGAGAACAAAGATCTCGGACCCATCGTCAAGACATCCATGAACAGGTGTATCCAGTGTACACGATGTGTTCGATTCGCCAACGATGTCGCCGGTGTCGAAGATCTAGGTACGACCGGTCGAGGAAACGATCTGCAAATTGGAATGTACATTGAGAAGACTATGGACTCGGAGATGTCAGGAAACATCATCGACTTGTGTCCTGTCGGAGCGTTGACCTCAAAGCCTTATGCTTTCCAAGCTCGACCGTGGGAATTGAAGAAGACTGAATCGGTTGATGTGTTAGATGCTGTCGGAAGTAACATCAGGGTTGATTCAAGGGGTGTGCAAGTCATGAGAGTTCAACCCAAGATCAACGATGAGATGAACGAAGAGTGGATTTCGGATAAGACTCGATACGCCTACGATGGACTGAAGTACCAACGACTGACTACTCCGTTAGTCAGAGAAGGTGATCGATTTGTACCTGCTTCATGGGAGACGGCTATGGAGACTATCAGACATGGGTACCTCAACTCGGGAGCTAGAaatgacgagatcaaggCTGTTGCAGGATCACTAGCGGACACGGAAGCCTTAGTCGCCCTGAAGGATCTGGTCAACAGGTTAGGATCTGAAAATCTGACTTTGGATTCGAAGTTGGGAGATAAACCCCCTACCCAATCAACTGATATCCGATCCAACTACCTGTTCAACACGGCCATTGAGAATGTTGAAGACGCCGACGCCGTTTTGTTGATCGGTACCAACCCTCGACACGAAGCCGCGACGATCAACTCTCGATTCAGAAAGTCCTTCTTGCACCGAGGAGCAGAATTCGCAGTCATCGGAGAGAAGTTCGACTCCACCTTCGAGTATGAGCACCTCGGTACTTCTCCCAAGGATGTTGAGGCTTTCCTCGCAGGAAAGGGAAACAAGGGTTTCGCTAAGATCTGGAAAGAGGCTAAGAAACCCTTGTTGATTGTCGGTTCCGCCGTTACTGAGACTCAAGATGGCGCTGCTGTCCTCAAGGCTGTGGGCAAACACGTCTTGGACAACGGTAGCAAATTCTTGACACCTGAATGGAATGGATTCTCCGTCCTTcaaaga GCCGCATCTCGAGCAGCAGCTTACGATATCGGATTTaccccatcatcctccgcttcCTCCGTCAAACCCAAATTCGTCTACCTCCTTAACGCAGACGACGTCGACCCATCTACTATCCCTGAAGACGCCTTCGTAGTGTATCAAGGCCACCATGGTGACTTCGGTGCTCAATTTGCCGATGTCTGTCTACCAGCAGCAGCCTACACCGAGAAGGCTGCTACTTGGATAAATACTGAAGGTCGATCGCAAATGGGTAGAACTGCTGTTCCACCACCGGGAGCCTCGAGAGAAGATTGGAAAATTATCAGAGCTTTATCAGAAGTCATCGGAAACCCGTTACCGTACGATGATACCCTTCAAATACGTCAACGAATGTTCGATATCTCTCCTACACTTGTCCGATATGATCACATCGAAAAACCTTCGCTTGAGATCGTGAAGACCGGTCTCCAATTGCTCAGCTCGTTATCGTCTTCGGCGGCATCGAGCAATCCGCTGAAGAAGCCTATAGAAGATTTCTATAGGACGGACCCGATTTCCAGGGCATCGGTCACTATGGCTGATTGTTCGAAGGCGTTCACGAAGAAGCAGTATGAGCTGAGCGATGTGgatggtcaagctcaagcttctTTTGCTTAG